In Sphingobacteriaceae bacterium, the following proteins share a genomic window:
- a CDS encoding 3-hydroxyacyl-CoA dehydrogenase, producing MKRLIQKVAVLGSGVMGSRIACHFANIGCEVLLLDIVPKEPNDAEKAKGLTLDTKAVRNRIVNEALQFALKSNPSPIYKKEFASRISTGNFDDDMSKIAKYDWVIEVVVENLDIKKKVYEQVEKFRTPGTLITSNTSGIPIHLMTEGRSEDFKDHFCGTHFFNPPRYLKLLEIIPTPHTKPEVISFLMEYGEKFLGKTTVLAKDTPAFIANRVGVYGIMSLLHLVEKMDLTIEEVDKLTGPVLGRPKSATFRTSDVVGLDTMINVANGLKKGVPNDEANELFALPEYLKKMAENKWLGDKTGQGFYKKTKSKEGKTEILVLDLKTLEYKTAQKVKFATLELTKPIDNLKERVKVLVSGKDKAGEFYRATFSGLFQYVSNRIPEIADELYRIDDALKAGFGWDLGPFEYWDAIGVEAAVKLMEASNNKPAAWVYDFLKAGNKSFYKIENGKKEFYDVASKSYKVIPGTEAFISLDTIRETNTVWKNSGVTITDLGDGILNCEFHTKMNTIGGEVLAGINKAIDIAEKDYKGLVISNEGANFSAGANVGMIFMMAAEQEWDELNMAVKTFQNTTMRIRYSSIPVVVAPHNLTLGGGCEICLHADKVVAHAETYIGLVEFGVGVIPGGGGTKEFAVRLADSLHEGDIELNIFREKFLTIGQAKVSTSAYEAFDLGILRKGIDKVVMSKARQLTEAKAECLLMAEEGYTKPTPRKDIRVLGNTALGLVYVGANSLYSGNYMSEHDLKISNKLGYVIAGGDLSQPTMVSEQYLLDLEREAFVQLCTERKTMERLHSIINGGKVLRN from the coding sequence ATGAAGAGGTTAATTCAAAAAGTTGCGGTACTGGGCTCAGGTGTTATGGGCAGCCGTATTGCCTGTCATTTTGCCAACATTGGCTGCGAAGTTTTATTACTGGACATAGTACCAAAAGAACCGAACGATGCTGAGAAAGCAAAAGGTTTAACATTGGACACAAAAGCGGTTCGCAATCGCATTGTTAATGAAGCTTTGCAATTTGCCCTGAAATCTAATCCTTCTCCGATTTATAAAAAAGAATTTGCCAGTCGTATTTCCACCGGAAATTTTGACGATGATATGTCGAAGATCGCTAAGTACGATTGGGTAATTGAGGTGGTTGTAGAAAATTTAGATATTAAAAAGAAAGTTTATGAGCAGGTAGAAAAATTCCGTACACCGGGAACTCTTATCACTTCTAATACTTCTGGAATTCCTATTCATTTAATGACAGAGGGGCGCAGCGAAGATTTTAAAGATCATTTCTGCGGAACTCACTTTTTTAATCCTCCGCGTTATTTAAAGTTATTAGAGATCATTCCAACTCCTCATACAAAACCGGAAGTAATTTCGTTTTTAATGGAATACGGTGAAAAGTTTCTGGGCAAAACAACTGTACTTGCTAAAGATACACCTGCTTTCATAGCCAACCGCGTTGGGGTTTATGGCATTATGTCTTTGCTTCATTTGGTTGAGAAAATGGATTTGACTATTGAAGAGGTAGACAAATTAACAGGACCGGTATTGGGCCGTCCGAAATCTGCAACCTTCAGAACCAGCGACGTTGTTGGTTTGGATACCATGATTAATGTAGCTAACGGTTTAAAAAAAGGAGTTCCCAACGACGAAGCGAATGAGTTATTTGCCTTACCGGAATACCTGAAAAAAATGGCTGAGAATAAATGGCTGGGAGATAAAACCGGTCAAGGCTTCTACAAAAAAACAAAAAGTAAAGAAGGGAAAACAGAAATTCTTGTCCTGGATTTAAAAACCTTAGAATACAAAACGGCGCAAAAAGTAAAATTTGCGACATTAGAATTAACCAAGCCGATTGACAATTTAAAAGAACGCGTTAAAGTTTTAGTTTCTGGAAAAGATAAAGCGGGAGAATTTTACCGTGCAACTTTCTCAGGCTTGTTTCAATACGTTTCAAACCGCATTCCTGAAATTGCGGATGAATTATATAGAATTGACGATGCTCTTAAAGCTGGATTTGGCTGGGACTTAGGACCGTTTGAATACTGGGACGCCATTGGAGTGGAAGCAGCAGTTAAGCTGATGGAAGCTTCAAATAATAAACCGGCTGCCTGGGTTTATGATTTCTTAAAAGCGGGAAATAAATCTTTCTATAAAATTGAGAATGGTAAAAAAGAATTTTATGATGTGGCCTCGAAGTCTTACAAAGTAATTCCTGGCACCGAAGCATTTATTTCATTGGATACAATTCGCGAGACAAATACCGTTTGGAAAAACAGTGGTGTAACCATTACCGATCTGGGCGATGGTATTTTAAATTGTGAATTCCATACTAAGATGAATACCATTGGTGGTGAAGTTTTAGCTGGAATCAATAAAGCAATTGATATCGCTGAAAAAGATTATAAAGGATTAGTGATCAGTAATGAAGGAGCGAATTTCTCGGCGGGAGCAAACGTCGGGATGATCTTTATGATGGCGGCAGAGCAAGAGTGGGACGAATTAAACATGGCGGTGAAAACTTTCCAGAATACGACGATGAGAATTCGTTACTCTTCTATACCCGTGGTTGTTGCGCCTCATAACCTCACCTTAGGAGGAGGTTGCGAAATTTGCCTGCACGCAGATAAAGTTGTAGCACACGCTGAAACCTATATTGGTCTTGTTGAATTTGGAGTAGGGGTTATTCCTGGCGGTGGCGGTACAAAAGAGTTTGCTGTACGATTGGCAGATTCACTTCACGAAGGTGATATCGAATTAAATATTTTCCGAGAAAAATTCCTGACCATTGGCCAGGCAAAAGTATCTACTTCTGCTTACGAAGCTTTTGATTTGGGAATTTTGCGCAAGGGCATTGATAAAGTTGTGATGTCAAAAGCACGTCAGTTAACAGAAGCAAAAGCAGAATGTTTGCTGATGGCTGAAGAAGGCTACACCAAACCTACACCACGCAAAGATATTCGGGTTTTAGGTAATACTGCATTAGGACTTGTATACGTTGGGGCCAACTCTTTATACAGTGGTAATTATATGAGCGAACATGATCTGAAAATTTCAAACAAATTAGGTTATGTAATCGCTGGGGGAGATTTGTCTCAGCCAACTATGGTCTCAGAGCAATATTTGCTTGATCTGGAGCGTGAAGCATTTGTGCAGTTGTGTACCGAGCGTAAAACTATGGAACGTTTACACAGCATAATAAACGGCGGAAAAGTATTAAGAAACTAA
- a CDS encoding MarR family transcriptional regulator, which yields MSKKHTETIDSKLKTSWQVVSRMYNSEASLHDLTIAMGHFLLNIDSHEGSYGSDIAPLLGMESTSLSRITLSLEKKKLIQRIPDKEDGRKIKIMLTSKGKSAKELAKNVVRNFNHLVEVKIGKDRVEEFFKTLDEITALAEERSKLIKN from the coding sequence ATGAGCAAAAAACACACAGAGACTATTGATTCTAAATTAAAAACTTCGTGGCAGGTGGTGAGCAGAATGTATAATTCGGAAGCTTCATTACACGATCTGACAATTGCGATGGGACATTTTTTATTGAATATAGATAGTCATGAAGGTTCTTACGGTTCGGATATTGCGCCGCTGTTGGGAATGGAGAGTACTTCTCTGTCAAGAATTACTTTGTCGCTGGAAAAGAAAAAGCTGATCCAGAGAATTCCTGATAAGGAAGACGGAAGGAAAATAAAAATAATGCTCACAAGTAAAGGAAAATCGGCCAAAGAACTTGCTAAGAATGTGGTGCGGAATTTTAATCACCTGGTGGAAGTAAAAATAGGAAAAGACCGCGTTGAAGAGTTTTTTAAAACATTAGATGAGATTACAGCATTAGCTGAAGAAAGAAGTAAACTAATTAAAAATTAA
- a CDS encoding long-chain fatty acid--CoA ligase: MDSIENFRLFDLLHHLKQMPLKPDALAAKENGEWRKYSTQEYIDTVNALSYAFLDLGIKPGDKIGLISNNRPEWNFVDYACSQTGSINTPLYPTISEHDLKHIIGDADIKYFFVANDEMYQKVKSCIGGSNVKEIFSFSKIEGVKCLQDLVVIGKNNPHVNELEAIKTSIKNTDLATLIYTSGTTGNPKGVMLSHKNFVSNVLACKDLCPFQSDWRALSFLPLNHVYERMLSYLYISRGMSVYYAESLEKIGDNLKEVKPHIFVTVPRLLEKVYEKIVNTGHALTGVKKLLFFWALNLGLRYKQHGQNGAFYEWQLGIANKLIFSKWREALGGNIVGIVSGGSALQLPLARVFHAAKIKVLEGYGLTETSPVVAVNNYADENIMIGTVGPVIDNVQVKFSEDGEICVKGPNVMMGYYNHPDLTAEAIDKDGWFHTGDIGELVDNKFLKITDRKKEMFKTSGGKYITPQITENKLKGSRFIEQAMVIGENEKFPAAFIVPSFSFLKGWCEKHKVPFTSNEEIVKNEQVKNRIMIEVENVNKDLAQYEKIKKIELLSHEWTVEKGEMTPKLSLKRKIIMTANKEAFDRIYKQDSKNLEHL; the protein is encoded by the coding sequence ATGGATTCAATTGAAAATTTTCGTCTCTTCGACCTGCTTCATCACCTCAAACAAATGCCGTTAAAACCCGACGCTCTTGCAGCGAAAGAGAATGGTGAATGGAGGAAATACAGTACACAGGAATACATCGATACTGTGAATGCCCTGAGTTATGCTTTTTTAGATCTTGGTATAAAGCCAGGCGATAAAATTGGTTTAATTTCCAATAACCGTCCCGAGTGGAATTTTGTAGATTATGCCTGTTCACAAACAGGAAGTATTAATACACCTTTATATCCTACTATCAGTGAGCATGATCTAAAGCATATTATTGGTGATGCCGATATAAAATATTTTTTCGTTGCCAACGATGAAATGTATCAAAAAGTAAAATCGTGTATTGGCGGATCGAACGTGAAAGAAATTTTTTCGTTCTCAAAAATTGAAGGCGTAAAATGTTTACAGGATTTGGTGGTAATTGGAAAAAACAATCCCCATGTCAATGAGTTGGAAGCCATCAAAACTTCCATCAAAAATACAGATCTTGCTACGTTAATATATACATCGGGTACAACAGGAAATCCTAAAGGTGTAATGCTTTCTCACAAGAATTTTGTGAGTAATGTTTTGGCCTGTAAAGATCTTTGTCCGTTTCAAAGTGATTGGAGAGCCTTAAGTTTCCTTCCTTTAAATCACGTTTATGAACGCATGCTTTCTTACCTGTACATAAGTCGCGGTATGTCGGTGTATTACGCCGAGAGTTTAGAAAAAATTGGCGACAACTTAAAAGAAGTGAAGCCTCATATTTTTGTAACTGTTCCGAGATTATTAGAGAAGGTTTACGAAAAGATTGTGAATACGGGGCACGCTTTAACAGGTGTGAAAAAATTACTGTTCTTCTGGGCGCTTAACCTGGGGCTGCGCTACAAGCAACATGGTCAGAACGGCGCTTTTTATGAATGGCAATTAGGTATTGCCAACAAACTTATTTTCAGTAAATGGAGAGAAGCGCTTGGTGGAAATATCGTGGGAATAGTTTCCGGAGGATCTGCACTTCAACTCCCACTGGCCAGAGTTTTTCATGCAGCAAAGATTAAAGTCCTGGAAGGATATGGTCTTACAGAAACTTCTCCGGTAGTTGCCGTAAATAATTACGCAGATGAAAATATTATGATTGGAACTGTTGGTCCTGTTATAGATAATGTTCAGGTAAAATTTTCAGAAGACGGAGAGATTTGCGTGAAGGGGCCAAATGTGATGATGGGTTATTATAATCATCCCGACTTAACAGCCGAAGCTATCGATAAAGATGGCTGGTTTCATACGGGCGACATTGGCGAATTGGTTGACAATAAATTTCTAAAAATAACCGATCGTAAAAAAGAAATGTTTAAGACCTCTGGCGGAAAATATATTACACCGCAGATTACTGAAAATAAATTAAAAGGAAGTCGGTTTATAGAGCAAGCCATGGTAATAGGGGAGAACGAAAAATTCCCTGCCGCTTTTATCGTGCCTTCATTCTCTTTCTTAAAAGGCTGGTGTGAGAAACACAAAGTGCCTTTTACAAGCAATGAAGAAATTGTAAAAAATGAGCAGGTTAAAAACAGGATTATGATTGAGGTTGAAAATGTAAATAAAGATCTGGCTCAATACGAAAAAATTAAAAAGATAGAATTGCTTTCTCATGAGTGGACGGTTGAAAAAGGTGAGATGACCCCAAAATTATCTTTAAAGCGGAAAATTATCATGACTGCAAATAAAGAGGCATTCGATCGCATTTATAAACAGGATAGTAAAAATTTAGAACATTTATAA
- a CDS encoding 2-nitropropane dioxygenase, with the protein MKDNVLNRLLKIDFPVIMAPMFLVSNVEMMKAGMRSGIMATFPTLNYRKEGELEKVLDELNAYCKLHNGSYGVNIIVQKSNPLSIKHTKICLQKQVPFFITSLGNPKEVIDGAHVYGGKVFCDVTNLIHAKKCADAGCDGFIAVGQGAGGHAGPNPLQVLVPALKEHFPGIPVIAAGGITNGAGLLSVQVLGASGVSIGTRFIASTEAGVNDNYKNAIVKSGMEDIVMTTKLSGTPCAVINNDAAKKMGYTQNWFEKLLSNNAQTKKWFKMLVQLRGMQKLEKSVLPNNYLSLWTAGKSSELVHDIISCEEIVARIKREYLQSLAEISA; encoded by the coding sequence ATGAAGGATAATGTGTTAAATCGTTTATTAAAGATTGATTTCCCCGTTATTATGGCACCCATGTTTTTGGTGAGCAACGTGGAAATGATGAAAGCAGGAATGCGCTCTGGCATCATGGCTACCTTTCCGACTCTAAACTACCGTAAAGAGGGCGAACTGGAAAAGGTACTGGACGAACTTAATGCTTATTGTAAACTTCATAATGGCAGTTACGGGGTTAACATTATTGTACAAAAATCAAATCCTTTGTCCATTAAACATACAAAGATCTGTTTACAAAAACAAGTCCCCTTCTTTATTACTTCGTTAGGAAATCCTAAAGAAGTTATTGATGGAGCGCATGTTTATGGAGGAAAGGTTTTTTGCGATGTCACCAATCTGATTCATGCTAAGAAATGTGCAGATGCAGGCTGCGATGGCTTTATTGCTGTTGGACAAGGCGCCGGCGGACATGCAGGGCCAAATCCTTTGCAGGTATTAGTCCCTGCCCTGAAAGAGCATTTTCCGGGTATCCCGGTGATAGCGGCTGGCGGTATTACAAATGGCGCAGGACTGTTGTCGGTACAAGTGTTAGGTGCAAGCGGTGTTTCAATAGGAACACGCTTTATTGCCAGCACTGAAGCGGGAGTAAATGATAATTACAAAAACGCGATTGTTAAGTCCGGGATGGAAGATATTGTTATGACGACCAAATTATCGGGAACTCCCTGCGCTGTGATTAACAACGATGCTGCAAAGAAAATGGGCTACACGCAAAATTGGTTTGAAAAACTACTCAGCAATAACGCACAGACAAAAAAATGGTTTAAGATGCTGGTACAACTAAGGGGCATGCAAAAACTGGAGAAATCGGTGCTGCCAAATAATTATCTGAGTCTGTGGACCGCGGGTAAATCTTCAGAGCTGGTGCATGATATTATTTCTTGTGAGGAAATTGTGGCGAGGATAAAGAGAGAGTATTTGCAAAGCCTTGCGGAGATAAGCGCGTAA
- a CDS encoding alpha/beta hydrolase, translated as MIQSKKIQTASLNTHYLESGDSSKNLVVLVHGNVSSAVFFKPLMEKLGDTNHYVAPDMRGYGDSETKAVNAITGLNDFSTDLNNFIKAVNKENKPVHLLGWSLGGSVIMEAAMKESTTIQSLTLVSAMSPFGFGASMNTGLELKPTSKDFAGSGGGAVNPSFIDSIRTQDAKLPSTAPAGMQASPQNYARTTMNTLYFKAVNGQTLLQRGVIDQATEDAFTESMFQTKLGEDNYPGNSAATADWPGMAPGDKGVNNAISAKYCNISSFASKGLTLPILWIRGDSDLIVSDASFVDVNNLGKLGFIPGWPGDATNPPQPMIKQLRSVLDEYKKNGGLYNEVVFEDCGHSPLIEYPDKFKALFLDFIR; from the coding sequence ATGATTCAATCAAAAAAAATTCAAACCGCTTCTTTGAATACCCACTATTTAGAAAGTGGTGATAGCAGTAAAAACCTTGTTGTACTAGTACACGGAAATGTTTCGTCGGCTGTATTTTTTAAACCTTTAATGGAAAAGCTGGGAGACACGAATCATTATGTTGCCCCAGATATGCGCGGTTACGGTGATTCAGAAACAAAGGCAGTGAATGCTATTACCGGATTAAATGATTTTTCTACAGACCTCAACAATTTTATAAAAGCCGTTAATAAAGAAAATAAACCTGTTCACTTGTTGGGTTGGTCGCTTGGTGGGTCTGTTATTATGGAAGCTGCTATGAAAGAATCGACAACTATTCAAAGTCTGACATTGGTTTCTGCCATGTCACCGTTTGGCTTCGGAGCTTCTATGAACACAGGCCTTGAATTAAAACCTACTTCAAAAGATTTTGCTGGTAGCGGCGGTGGCGCTGTAAATCCTTCTTTTATTGACAGCATTCGTACGCAGGATGCAAAGCTCCCGTCAACTGCTCCGGCAGGTATGCAGGCGAGTCCGCAAAACTACGCGCGTACTACTATGAACACTTTGTATTTTAAAGCTGTGAACGGTCAAACACTCTTGCAAAGAGGCGTGATTGATCAAGCCACCGAAGATGCGTTTACAGAGTCGATGTTTCAAACAAAACTAGGTGAGGATAACTACCCTGGAAACTCTGCCGCCACAGCAGACTGGCCAGGCATGGCACCCGGAGACAAAGGCGTAAACAATGCAATCTCTGCAAAATATTGCAACATCAGTTCTTTTGCATCTAAAGGCTTAACACTGCCTATACTTTGGATTCGTGGTGATAGCGATTTAATTGTTTCGGATGCTTCCTTCGTGGATGTAAATAACTTAGGAAAATTAGGCTTCATCCCGGGGTGGCCTGGAGATGCTACTAACCCACCTCAGCCAATGATTAAACAGTTAAGATCAGTATTGGATGAATACAAAAAAAACGGTGGCCTTTATAACGAAGTTGTGTTTGAAGACTGCGGACATTCCCCTCTTATAGAATATCCCGATAAGTTTAAAGCTCTTTTTCTCGATTTTATCCGCTAA
- a CDS encoding two-component sensor histidine kinase has translation MQIRTKLTLQFIGIVTLIIFMGFGVVYYSSYNYRKVEFYKRLENKAKTSAEIFMSVKQIDSTMQRILDRTQKDKLPFENISIYNNENRQIYTNNDSLDFKIEDALFAEIRKTTRKEFKQNGFEILGTTYKDSENHFVVFAGAIDQSGFNKLKNLRNTLILLFIFMISIVAFSGWVYAGKALQPLSAVINEVEKMDVELLDKRLKPGTNKDEIGHLITTFNTLLDRLEKAFQLQKLFVSGASHELKNPLTSITSQLQVSLINERSVPEYKASITSVLEDIKNLNRTTHDLMEYTRLNYEGEIQLSDLRIDDLLWFCRDYFHKTQPTYKVNIHLDQMPEDENKLIIKGNEALLKVAFTNLIDNACKFSDNQSCEVHLLFDTHETVLLKFEDKGVGLSKEESALVFEPFYRANSTSETKGHGIGLALTKKIVQLHAAQIYLASEKNKGTIFSIAFPPILGS, from the coding sequence ATGCAGATCAGGACAAAATTAACCTTACAGTTTATAGGCATTGTTACCCTGATCATTTTTATGGGATTTGGGGTAGTTTATTATTCCTCCTACAATTACCGGAAAGTTGAATTTTACAAACGCCTCGAGAATAAAGCGAAAACGTCAGCGGAGATCTTTATGTCTGTAAAGCAAATAGACTCTACTATGCAACGTATTCTTGATCGCACGCAAAAAGATAAATTGCCTTTTGAGAACATCAGTATCTACAACAATGAAAACCGGCAGATTTATACAAATAATGATTCGCTGGATTTCAAAATAGAAGACGCTCTTTTTGCGGAAATTAGAAAGACCACAAGAAAAGAGTTTAAACAAAATGGCTTTGAAATACTTGGTACAACCTACAAGGATAGTGAAAATCATTTTGTTGTTTTCGCGGGAGCCATAGACCAGTCGGGTTTTAATAAGTTAAAGAACTTAAGAAACACCCTTATCCTGCTTTTCATTTTTATGATTTCCATTGTTGCTTTTTCAGGATGGGTTTACGCTGGAAAAGCTTTGCAGCCGCTTTCTGCGGTTATTAATGAAGTAGAAAAGATGGATGTAGAGCTTCTTGACAAACGATTAAAGCCAGGCACCAACAAGGATGAGATAGGGCATCTGATAACTACTTTTAATACACTTCTGGATCGCCTGGAAAAGGCCTTTCAGTTGCAAAAACTTTTCGTAAGTGGAGCCTCGCACGAATTGAAAAATCCTTTAACCTCTATTACGTCTCAATTACAGGTGAGTTTAATTAATGAAAGAAGCGTACCGGAATACAAAGCAAGTATTACTTCTGTATTGGAAGATATCAAAAATCTGAACCGCACCACGCATGATCTTATGGAATACACGCGGCTCAATTACGAGGGTGAAATTCAGCTGAGCGATCTTCGTATAGATGATCTACTATGGTTTTGCAGAGATTATTTTCATAAAACACAGCCTACATACAAAGTAAATATTCATCTTGATCAAATGCCGGAAGATGAAAACAAACTCATTATAAAAGGAAATGAGGCATTACTAAAAGTTGCTTTTACAAACCTGATTGACAATGCATGCAAATTCAGTGATAATCAATCGTGCGAGGTTCATTTGCTTTTTGATACCCATGAAACAGTTTTATTAAAATTTGAAGATAAGGGAGTAGGATTAAGTAAGGAAGAAAGTGCCCTGGTATTTGAACCTTTTTACAGGGCTAATTCAACCTCCGAAACCAAGGGTCATGGTATTGGTTTAGCGTTGACAAAAAAGATAGTTCAATTGCATGCCGCACAAATTTACCTGGCATCTGAAAAGAATAAAGGAACCATCTTTTCCATTGCTTTCCCGCCTATACTCGGGTCTTAA
- a CDS encoding DNA-binding response regulator, whose amino-acid sequence MKLLVVEDEIKTANILQKGLKEKGYEVQIAYDGEKALRLATAFNFDLIITDIILPKISGLEFCRKLREDKNFTPVIMLTAMGLTSDKIKGFDAGSDDYLVKPFDFDELLARIKVSINRTRTMPLQERYLSYADLKLDLDTKEIQRGGKMISLTAKEFALLEFFMLNKHRVISKEEISEKVWDLNFDTGTNIIEVYVSYLRNKIDKDFPVKLIHTKKGIGYIFREET is encoded by the coding sequence ATGAAGCTACTTGTTGTTGAAGATGAAATAAAGACGGCCAATATCTTGCAAAAAGGCTTAAAAGAAAAAGGCTATGAAGTTCAGATTGCCTACGATGGAGAAAAAGCTCTCAGATTGGCCACGGCCTTTAATTTCGATCTTATAATTACAGACATCATTCTACCTAAAATAAGTGGATTGGAATTTTGCAGGAAACTTCGTGAGGACAAAAATTTCACGCCGGTAATTATGCTTACTGCAATGGGCCTTACTTCCGATAAAATTAAAGGGTTTGATGCAGGCAGTGACGATTATCTTGTAAAGCCGTTTGACTTTGATGAATTGCTTGCGCGTATTAAAGTGTCTATTAACCGCACCCGCACCATGCCGCTACAAGAAAGATATTTGAGTTATGCCGATCTTAAGTTAGACCTTGATACCAAAGAAATTCAGCGTGGAGGGAAAATGATAAGCCTTACCGCTAAAGAATTTGCACTGCTCGAATTTTTCATGCTAAATAAACACAGGGTGATCTCTAAGGAAGAAATCTCGGAAAAAGTATGGGATCTTAATTTTGATACGGGTACAAATATCATCGAAGTTTATGTGAGTTACCTGCGCAATAAAATAGATAAAGATTTTCCGGTAAAACTCATTCACACAAAAAAAGGAATTGGGTATATTTTTAGAGAAGAAACATAA
- a CDS encoding AraC family transcriptional regulator produces the protein MYQLSSINTTNVDKLRTEVEQKTTYALNRCELNIYETHKKVENIHLTFEGFTITSMLKGKKILHESANDAGRNYLPGETFILPSNKEMIIDFPEANYTNPTQCTALVIEDEYLQKQLEYINDTFPRDQESGGSWHLDRNQLWLQNDESIALLGSKLIRIFSGSDPLKDILVDIKLKELVLSIMRLQNYGQLNGTVDTTGNTNERFRAVIEYIRRNITSVIDPKELSKMACMSKSVFYRTFTNEFGVPPGKMILTEKIKHAKTLMGSENIKIKEVCFALGFSDPNYFSRVFKKTEGITPGEYLVKVKTGLQ, from the coding sequence ATGTATCAATTAAGTTCAATTAATACAACAAACGTAGATAAGCTTAGGACGGAAGTTGAACAGAAAACAACTTATGCCCTGAATCGCTGCGAACTCAATATCTACGAGACGCATAAAAAAGTTGAGAATATCCATTTAACTTTTGAAGGATTCACGATTACTTCTATGTTGAAAGGGAAAAAAATTCTGCATGAAAGTGCTAATGATGCGGGGAGAAATTATTTACCGGGAGAGACTTTTATTCTGCCTTCGAATAAGGAAATGATTATCGATTTTCCGGAAGCAAATTATACGAATCCTACACAATGCACTGCGCTGGTGATTGAAGATGAGTACTTGCAAAAACAATTAGAATACATTAATGATACTTTTCCACGCGATCAGGAATCGGGCGGAAGCTGGCATCTTGATCGCAATCAACTTTGGTTGCAGAATGATGAAAGTATTGCATTACTTGGAAGTAAACTGATCCGGATTTTTTCGGGGAGCGATCCTCTGAAAGATATTCTTGTAGATATTAAATTAAAAGAACTAGTACTTTCTATTATGCGTCTTCAAAATTATGGTCAGTTAAACGGCACAGTAGACACCACAGGAAACACGAACGAACGTTTCAGAGCCGTTATCGAATATATTCGCAGAAACATTACCTCAGTAATTGACCCCAAAGAACTGAGTAAAATGGCCTGCATGAGCAAGTCTGTTTTTTACAGAACATTTACAAACGAATTTGGTGTGCCCCCGGGTAAAATGATTTTAACTGAAAAAATTAAACATGCTAAAACCTTGATGGGTTCTGAAAATATTAAAATCAAAGAAGTATGTTTTGCTCTTGGATTCTCTGATCCAAATTATTTTTCTCGCGTCTTCAAAAAAACAGAAGGCATTACTCCAGGTGAATATTTAGTGAAAGTGAAAACAGGCCTGCAGTAA